Proteins encoded together in one Electrophorus electricus isolate fEleEle1 chromosome 9, fEleEle1.pri, whole genome shotgun sequence window:
- the LOC113568157 gene encoding aerolysin-like protein yields MSYLAPVLMIGGQGGSKFHFDGIGNGATLRKIWVWAGGWQIKAIKVWLTDGQCREFGNPAGDFKEFTFEDGEHFTSLSLWGNGAGTRLGAIKFKTNRSPEFFARMTDWGLKTEYPIDIGSGICMGVVGRAGSDIDSLGFKFINTIKSTVLKNVNYPTLHSVIPKVAVEEIKSMTYHNNTSEMQEYKIESSKKIIKTSSWSVTNKIEFNFSFEVQAGIPEVVEIKTGFGFTVSTESTCGLENSEEKTELFSFPVKVPPGKVVDVDITIGRVTIDLPYTGSVQITCFNNNVLEFPISGTYKGVTYTEAKTVINESAKLL; encoded by the coding sequence ATGTCATACCTGGCGCCAGTGCTCATGATTGGTGGGCAAGGTGGTAGCAAATTTCATTTTGATGGTATTGGCAATGGAGCAACTCTGCGAAAGATATGGGTGTGGGCAGGAGGCTGGCAGATCAAGGCCATAAAGGTGTGGCTTACTGATGGCCAGTGCAGGGAATTCGGAAATCCTGCCGGGGACTTTAaagaatttacatttgaagatGGAGAGCACTtcacttctctctcactgtgggGAAATGGAGCTGGAACACGTCTGGGTGCCATCAAGTTCAAGACCAATCGCTCCCCAGAGTTTTTTGCACGTATGACAGACTGGGGGCTGAAAACAGAATATCCAATTGATATTGGTTCTGGAATCTGCATGGGAGTTGTAGGAAGAGCAGGTTCAGACATTGATAGCTTGGGTTTCAAATTTATAAACACCATCAAGTCTACTGTGTTAAAGAATGTGAATTATCCCACACTTCATAGTGTGATACCCAAGGTGGCTGTTGAGGAAATCAAATCAATGACTTACCACAACAATACTAGTGAGATGCAAGAATACAAAATAGAATCctcaaaaaaaataatcaaaacatcATCCTGGTCTGTGACCAACAAGATTGAATTCAACTTCAGCTTTGAAGTGCAGGCAGGCATTCCTGAGGTTGTTGAAATAAAAACTGGGTTTGGTTTTACTGTGAGTACTGAAAGCACATGTGGTTTAGAGAACTCTGAAGAAAAAACTGAGctgttctctttccctgtcAAAGTTCCTCCAGGGAAAGTAGTAGATGTAGACATCACAATTGGCCGTGTCACCATAGATCTCCCCTACACTGGCAGTGTTCAAATTACCTGCTTTAACAACAATGTTCTGGAGTTTCCCATCAGTGGCACCTACAAAGGTGTCACTTATACTGAGGCAAAAACCGTTATTAATGAATCAGCAAAACTGCTGTGA